Proteins encoded by one window of Leopardus geoffroyi isolate Oge1 chromosome X, O.geoffroyi_Oge1_pat1.0, whole genome shotgun sequence:
- the PHKA2 gene encoding phosphorylase b kinase regulatory subunit alpha, liver isoform isoform X4, producing MRSRSNSGVRLDGYARLVQQTILCYQNPVTGLLSASHEQKDAWVRDNIYSILAVWGLGMAYRKNADRDEDKAKAYELEQNVVKLMRGLLQCMMRQVHKVEKFKHTQSTKDSLHAKYNTATCSTVVGDDQWGHLQVDATSLFLLFLAQMTASGLRIIFTLDEVAFVQNLVFYIEAAYKVADYGMWERGDKTNQGIPELNASSVGMAKAALEAIDELDLFGAHGGRKSVIHVLPDDVEHCQSILFSMLPRASTSKEIDAGLLSIISFPAFAVEDMNLVNVTKNEIISKLQGRYGCCRFLRDGYKTPREDPNRLHYDPAELKLFENIECEWPVFWTYFIIDGVFNGDAVQVQEYREALEGILIRGKNGIHLVPELYAIPPNKVDEEYKNPHTVDRVPLGKLPHLWGQSLYILSSLLAEGFLATGEIDPLNRRFSTSVKPDVVVQVTVLAENNHIKDLLRKHGVNVQSIADIHPIRVQPGRILSHIYAKLGRNKNMKLSGRPYRHIGVLGTSKLYVIRNQIFTFTPQFTDQHHFYLALDNEMIVEMLRIELAYLCTCWRMTGRPTLTFPITHTMLTNDGSDIHSAVLSTIRKLEDGYFGGARVKLGSLSEFLTTSFYTYLTFLDPDCDEKLFNEDSEGSFSPDSDLGGYLEDTYNQVTESEDELDQYINHLLQSTSSKCYLPPLSKKTEDSHVFSAIHSTRDILSVMAKAKGLEIPFVPMTLPTKVLSTHRKSLNLVDSPQPLLNKAPEDDFQWPRDDHGDVDCDKLVEQLKDCSNLQDQADILYILYVIKGPSWDTNLSGQHGVTVHNLLSELYGKAGLNQEWGLIRYISGLLRKKVEVLAEACTDLLSHQKQLTVGLPPEPREKTISAPLPPEELTKLIYEASGQDISIAVLTQEIVVYLAMYVRAQPSLFVEMLRLRIGLIIQVMATELARSLNCSGEEASESLMNLSPFDMKNLLHHILSGKEFGVERSGFYGPSGFFACCSSDGHSLTHSLDACGARAVWQVLFQVLETEHWPGQTRLSSNGVLRPIHSSTSSPAISIHEVGHTGVTKTERSGINRLRSEMKQRSSTPSSPTGTSSSDSGGHHIGWGERQGQWLRRRRLDGAINRVPVGFYQRVWKILQKCHGLSIDGYVLPSSTTREMTPQEIKFAVHVESVLNRVPQPEYRQLLVEAIMVLTLLSDTEMNSIGGIIHVDQIVQMANQLFLQDQMSIGATDTLEKDQVTGICHFFYDSAPSGAYGTMTYLTKAVASHLQELLPNSGCQMQ from the exons AACGTGGTGAAACTGATGCGGGGTCTTCTCCAGTGCATGATGAGACAG GTACATAAAGTGGAGAAGTTCAAGCACACTCAGAGTACCAAGGACAGCCTGCACGCCAAGTACAACACTGCCACCTGCAGCACCGTGGTGGGTGACGACCAGTGGGGCCACCTCCAGGTGGATgccacctccctcttcctcctgttctTGGCCCAGATGACGGCCTCCG GTTTACGTATTATTTTCACCCTTGACGAGGTGGCCTTCGTACAGAATCTTGTTTTTTACATAGAAGCTGCATATAAAGTCGCT GATTATGGAATGTGGGAGCGCGGAGATAAGACTAATCAGGGCATTCCGGAATTGAACGCAAGCTCTGTAGGAATGGCCAAG GCAGCCCTTGAGGCAATTGACGAACTGGACCTCTTTGGAGCCCATGGGGGACGCAAGTCAGTGATCCACGTGCTGCCTGATGATGTGGAACACTGCCAG TCTATTCTGTTCTCCATGCTGCCAAGAGCATCAACGTCTAAGGAGATTGACGCTGGACTTCTTTCCATTATCTCTTTCCCGGCCTTTGCAGTGGAAGATATGAACCTTGTGAATGTgaccaaaaatgaaattatttccaagCTCCAG ggGCGTTATGGATGCTGTCGCTTCCTTCGAGACGGTTATAAAACCCCAAGAGAG GACCCAAACCGATTGCATTATGACCCTGCTGAACTCAAGCTCTTTGAAAACATTGAATGTGAATGGCCTGTGTTCTGGACATATTTCATAATAGATGGGGTCTTCAACGGTGACGCCGTTCAG GTCCAAGAGTACCGAGAGGCCCTGGAGGGAATATTAATCAGAGGCAAGAACGGGATCCACCTGGTGCCAGAACTGTATGCCATCCCACCTAACAAG GTAGATGAAGAGTATAAGAACCCCCACACGGTGGACAGAGTTCCTCTGGGGAAGCTGCCCCATCTGTGGGGTCAGTCCTTGTACATCCTCAGCTCGCTGTTGGCAGAG GGATTCCTTGCCACTGGAGAAATTGATCCCTTAAATAGAAGATTTTCCACTTCCGTCAAACCTGATGTCGTAGTGCAAG TCACCGTTCTGGCAGAAAACAACCACATTAAGGACTTGTTGAGGAAACATGGGGTAAACGTCCAGAGTATTGCTGACATTCATCCAATCCGAGTCCAGCCAGGCCGGATTCTTAGTCACATATATGCCAAGCTTG gaCGGAATAAGAATATGAAATTGAGTGGGCGGCCATATCGGCACATTGGCGTCCTTGGAACATCTAAGCTATATGTGATTAGGAACCAGATCTTTACTTTTACACCCCAG TTTACCGACCAGCATCATTTCTACCTGGCCCTGGACAATGAGATGATTGTGGAGATGCTGAGGATCGAACTGGCCTACTTGTGCACCTGCTGGCGGATGACGGGCAGACCCACGCTCACCTTCCCCATCACCCACACCATGCTCA caAATGATGGTTCAGACATTCATTCTGCAGTTCTTTCTACAATTAGAAAACTAGAGGATGGATATTTTGGAGGAGCCAg AGTAAAATTAGGGAGCCTTTCGGAATTTCTTACCACGTCTTTCTACACATATCTGACCTTCCTGGATCCAGACTGTGATGAGAAGTTGTTTAATGAGGACAGCGAAGGGAGCTTCAGTCCTGATTCCGACTTGGGAGGATATTTGGAAGATACCTATAATCAAG TTACAGAAAGCGAGGATGAACTTGACCAGTATATCAACCACCTCCTCCAAAGCACCTCTTCCAAGTGCTATCTGCCCCCTCTTTCTAAGAAGACAGAAGACAGCCATGTTTTCAGTGCCATCCACTCCACTCGGGATATACTTTCCGTGATGGCAAAAGCAAAGGGTTTGGAAATTCCAT ttgttcCCATGACTTTGCCAACTAAAGTTCTAAGTACCCACCGTAAATCACTAAATCTTGTTGATTCTCCTCAGCCACTCCTAAACAAG GCCCCCGAAGACGACTTCCAGTGGCCCAGAGATGACCATGGTGATGTGGACTGTGACAAGCTGGTTGAGCAGCTGAAAGATTGTTCAAACCTACAGGACCAAGCAGACATTCTGTACATTCTGTATGTAATAAA GGGCCCTAGCTGGGACACAAATCTCTCCGGACAGCACGGGGTCACCGTTCACAACCTCCTCAGCGAGCTCTATGGGAAAGCTGGCTTGAACCAGGAGTGGGGTTTGATTCGCTACATCTCTGGCCTGCTCAGGAAGAAAGTGGAGGTCCTGGCAGAG GCCTGCACGGACCTGCTGTCGCACCAGAAGCAGCTCACAGTGGGCCTGCCACCAGAGCCCCGGGAGAAGACCATCTCTGC GCCCCTGCCCCCCGAGGAGCTCACAAAGCTCATCTATGAAGCCAGCGGGCAGGACATCAGCATCGCCGTCCTCACACAG GAGATTGTGGTTTACCTGGCCATGTACGTCAGGGCGCAGCCCAGCCTCTTCGTGGAGATGCTCAGACTGCGGATTGGACTGATCATTCAGGTGATGGCCACGGAGCTGGCACGGAGCCTGAACTGCTCAG GAGAAGAAGCTTCTGAAAGTTTGATGAACCTCAGCCCTTTTGACATGAAAAACCTTCTGCACCATATTCTGAGTGGAAAAGAATTTGGCGTTGAAAGAAGCG GGTTTTATGGCCCCTCTGGTTTTTTTGCGTGCTGCTCAAGCGATGGTCACTCTCTCACCCATTCGCTGGACGCCTGCGGAGCCCGCGCTGTGTGGCAGGTGCTGTTCCAAGTGCTAGAGACAGAGCACTGGCCAGGGCAGACGAGGCTCTCTTCTAATGGAGTTT TGCGACCCATCCATTCCTCCACATCCAGCCCTGCCATCTCCATCCATGAGGTGGGACACACGGGAGTCACCAAAACCGAGAGGAGTGGCATTAACAGGCTGAGGAGCGAGATGAAACAG AGATCCAGCACCCCATCCTCGCCCACTGGCACATCATCGTCAGACTCTGGCGGGCATCACATTGGCTGGGGGGAGCGGCAGGGCCAGTGGCTACGCAGGAGGAGGCTGGACGGAGCCATCAACAGGGTCCCCGTGGGATTCTACCAGAGGGTGTGGAAGATCCTTCAGAAG TGCCATGGTCTGTCCATCGACGGTTATGTGCTCCCGTCCTCAACGACAAGAGAG ATGACCCCACAGGAGATCAAGTTCGCCGTGCACGTTGAGTCGGTGCTGAACCGCGTGCCGCAGCCCGAGTACCGGCAGCTGCTGGTGGAGGCCATCATGGTGCTGACGCTGCTCTCAGACACGGAGATGAACAGCATCGGGGGCATCATCCACGTGGACCAGATCGTGCAGATGGCCAACCAGCTATTCCTACAGGACCAG ATGTCAATTGGAGCCACGGATACCCTGGAGAAAGACCAAGTCACGGGCATTTGCCACTTCTTTTACGACAGCGCCCCGAGTGGGGCTTATGGGACAATGACCTACCTGACAAAGGCAGTGGCTTCCCATTTGCAGGAACTGCTGCCCAATTCAGGCTGCCAGATGCAATAG
- the PHKA2 gene encoding phosphorylase b kinase regulatory subunit alpha, liver isoform isoform X6 has translation MRSRSNSGVRLDGYARLVQQTILCYQNPVTGLLSASHEQKDAWVRDNIYSILAVWGLGMAYRKNADRDEDKAKAYELEQNVVKLMRGLLQCMMRQVHKVEKFKHTQSTKDSLHAKYNTATCSTVVGDDQWGHLQVDATSLFLLFLAQMTASGLRIIFTLDEVAFVQNLVFYIEAAYKVADYGMWERGDKTNQGIPELNASSVGMAKAALEAIDELDLFGAHGGRKSVIHVLPDDVEHCQSILFSMLPRASTSKEIDAGLLSIISFPAFAVEDMNLVNVTKNEIISKLQGRYGCCRFLRDGYKTPREDPNRLHYDPAELKLFENIECEWPVFWTYFIIDGVFNGDAVQVQEYREALEGILIRGKNGIHLVPELYAIPPNKVDEEYKNPHTVDRVPLGKLPHLWGQSLYILSSLLAEGFLATGEIDPLNRRFSTSVKPDVVVQVTVLAENNHIKDLLRKHGVNVQSIADIHPIRVQPGRILSHIYAKLGRNKNMKLSGRPYRHIGVLGTSKLYVIRNQIFTFTPQFTDQHHFYLALDNEMIVEMLRIELAYLCTCWRMTGRPTLTFPITHTMLTNDGSDIHSAVLSTIRKLEDGYFGGARVKLGSLSEFLTTSFYTYLTFLDPDCDEKLFNEDSEGSFSPDSDLGGYLEDTYNQVTESEDELDQYINHLLQSTSSKCYLPPLSKKTEDSHVFSAIHSTRDILSVMAKAKGLEIPFVPMTLPTKVLSTHRKSLNLVDSPQPLLNKAPEDDFQWPRDDHGDVDCDKLVEQLKDCSNLQDQADILYILYVIKGPSWDTNLSGQHGVTVHNLLSELYGKAGLNQEWGLIRYISGLLRKKVEVLAEACTDLLSHQKQLTVGLPPEPREKTISAPLPPEELTKLIYEASGQDISIAVLTQEIVVYLAMYVRAQPSLFVEMLRLRIGLIIQVMATELARSLNCSGEEASESLMNLSPFDMKNLLHHILSGKEFGVERSVRPIHSSTSSPAISIHEVGHTGVTKTERSGINRLRSEMKQRSSTPSSPTGTSSSDSGGHHIGWGERQGQWLRRRRLDGAINRVPVGFYQRVWKILQKCHGLSIDGYVLPSSTTREMTPQEIKFAVHVESVLNRVPQPEYRQLLVEAIMVLTLLSDTEMNSIGGIIHVDQIVQMANQLFLQDQMSIGATDTLEKDQVTGICHFFYDSAPSGAYGTMTYLTKAVASHLQELLPNSGCQMQ, from the exons AACGTGGTGAAACTGATGCGGGGTCTTCTCCAGTGCATGATGAGACAG GTACATAAAGTGGAGAAGTTCAAGCACACTCAGAGTACCAAGGACAGCCTGCACGCCAAGTACAACACTGCCACCTGCAGCACCGTGGTGGGTGACGACCAGTGGGGCCACCTCCAGGTGGATgccacctccctcttcctcctgttctTGGCCCAGATGACGGCCTCCG GTTTACGTATTATTTTCACCCTTGACGAGGTGGCCTTCGTACAGAATCTTGTTTTTTACATAGAAGCTGCATATAAAGTCGCT GATTATGGAATGTGGGAGCGCGGAGATAAGACTAATCAGGGCATTCCGGAATTGAACGCAAGCTCTGTAGGAATGGCCAAG GCAGCCCTTGAGGCAATTGACGAACTGGACCTCTTTGGAGCCCATGGGGGACGCAAGTCAGTGATCCACGTGCTGCCTGATGATGTGGAACACTGCCAG TCTATTCTGTTCTCCATGCTGCCAAGAGCATCAACGTCTAAGGAGATTGACGCTGGACTTCTTTCCATTATCTCTTTCCCGGCCTTTGCAGTGGAAGATATGAACCTTGTGAATGTgaccaaaaatgaaattatttccaagCTCCAG ggGCGTTATGGATGCTGTCGCTTCCTTCGAGACGGTTATAAAACCCCAAGAGAG GACCCAAACCGATTGCATTATGACCCTGCTGAACTCAAGCTCTTTGAAAACATTGAATGTGAATGGCCTGTGTTCTGGACATATTTCATAATAGATGGGGTCTTCAACGGTGACGCCGTTCAG GTCCAAGAGTACCGAGAGGCCCTGGAGGGAATATTAATCAGAGGCAAGAACGGGATCCACCTGGTGCCAGAACTGTATGCCATCCCACCTAACAAG GTAGATGAAGAGTATAAGAACCCCCACACGGTGGACAGAGTTCCTCTGGGGAAGCTGCCCCATCTGTGGGGTCAGTCCTTGTACATCCTCAGCTCGCTGTTGGCAGAG GGATTCCTTGCCACTGGAGAAATTGATCCCTTAAATAGAAGATTTTCCACTTCCGTCAAACCTGATGTCGTAGTGCAAG TCACCGTTCTGGCAGAAAACAACCACATTAAGGACTTGTTGAGGAAACATGGGGTAAACGTCCAGAGTATTGCTGACATTCATCCAATCCGAGTCCAGCCAGGCCGGATTCTTAGTCACATATATGCCAAGCTTG gaCGGAATAAGAATATGAAATTGAGTGGGCGGCCATATCGGCACATTGGCGTCCTTGGAACATCTAAGCTATATGTGATTAGGAACCAGATCTTTACTTTTACACCCCAG TTTACCGACCAGCATCATTTCTACCTGGCCCTGGACAATGAGATGATTGTGGAGATGCTGAGGATCGAACTGGCCTACTTGTGCACCTGCTGGCGGATGACGGGCAGACCCACGCTCACCTTCCCCATCACCCACACCATGCTCA caAATGATGGTTCAGACATTCATTCTGCAGTTCTTTCTACAATTAGAAAACTAGAGGATGGATATTTTGGAGGAGCCAg AGTAAAATTAGGGAGCCTTTCGGAATTTCTTACCACGTCTTTCTACACATATCTGACCTTCCTGGATCCAGACTGTGATGAGAAGTTGTTTAATGAGGACAGCGAAGGGAGCTTCAGTCCTGATTCCGACTTGGGAGGATATTTGGAAGATACCTATAATCAAG TTACAGAAAGCGAGGATGAACTTGACCAGTATATCAACCACCTCCTCCAAAGCACCTCTTCCAAGTGCTATCTGCCCCCTCTTTCTAAGAAGACAGAAGACAGCCATGTTTTCAGTGCCATCCACTCCACTCGGGATATACTTTCCGTGATGGCAAAAGCAAAGGGTTTGGAAATTCCAT ttgttcCCATGACTTTGCCAACTAAAGTTCTAAGTACCCACCGTAAATCACTAAATCTTGTTGATTCTCCTCAGCCACTCCTAAACAAG GCCCCCGAAGACGACTTCCAGTGGCCCAGAGATGACCATGGTGATGTGGACTGTGACAAGCTGGTTGAGCAGCTGAAAGATTGTTCAAACCTACAGGACCAAGCAGACATTCTGTACATTCTGTATGTAATAAA GGGCCCTAGCTGGGACACAAATCTCTCCGGACAGCACGGGGTCACCGTTCACAACCTCCTCAGCGAGCTCTATGGGAAAGCTGGCTTGAACCAGGAGTGGGGTTTGATTCGCTACATCTCTGGCCTGCTCAGGAAGAAAGTGGAGGTCCTGGCAGAG GCCTGCACGGACCTGCTGTCGCACCAGAAGCAGCTCACAGTGGGCCTGCCACCAGAGCCCCGGGAGAAGACCATCTCTGC GCCCCTGCCCCCCGAGGAGCTCACAAAGCTCATCTATGAAGCCAGCGGGCAGGACATCAGCATCGCCGTCCTCACACAG GAGATTGTGGTTTACCTGGCCATGTACGTCAGGGCGCAGCCCAGCCTCTTCGTGGAGATGCTCAGACTGCGGATTGGACTGATCATTCAGGTGATGGCCACGGAGCTGGCACGGAGCCTGAACTGCTCAG GAGAAGAAGCTTCTGAAAGTTTGATGAACCTCAGCCCTTTTGACATGAAAAACCTTCTGCACCATATTCTGAGTGGAAAAGAATTTGGCGTTGAAAGAAGCG TGCGACCCATCCATTCCTCCACATCCAGCCCTGCCATCTCCATCCATGAGGTGGGACACACGGGAGTCACCAAAACCGAGAGGAGTGGCATTAACAGGCTGAGGAGCGAGATGAAACAG AGATCCAGCACCCCATCCTCGCCCACTGGCACATCATCGTCAGACTCTGGCGGGCATCACATTGGCTGGGGGGAGCGGCAGGGCCAGTGGCTACGCAGGAGGAGGCTGGACGGAGCCATCAACAGGGTCCCCGTGGGATTCTACCAGAGGGTGTGGAAGATCCTTCAGAAG TGCCATGGTCTGTCCATCGACGGTTATGTGCTCCCGTCCTCAACGACAAGAGAG ATGACCCCACAGGAGATCAAGTTCGCCGTGCACGTTGAGTCGGTGCTGAACCGCGTGCCGCAGCCCGAGTACCGGCAGCTGCTGGTGGAGGCCATCATGGTGCTGACGCTGCTCTCAGACACGGAGATGAACAGCATCGGGGGCATCATCCACGTGGACCAGATCGTGCAGATGGCCAACCAGCTATTCCTACAGGACCAG ATGTCAATTGGAGCCACGGATACCCTGGAGAAAGACCAAGTCACGGGCATTTGCCACTTCTTTTACGACAGCGCCCCGAGTGGGGCTTATGGGACAATGACCTACCTGACAAAGGCAGTGGCTTCCCATTTGCAGGAACTGCTGCCCAATTCAGGCTGCCAGATGCAATAG
- the PHKA2 gene encoding phosphorylase b kinase regulatory subunit alpha, liver isoform isoform X2, with protein MRSRSNSGVRLDGYARLVQQTILCYQNPVTGLLSASHEQKDAWVRDNIYSILAVWGLGMAYRKNADRDEDKAKAYELEQNVVKLMRGLLQCMMRQVHKVEKFKHTQSTKDSLHAKYNTATCSTVVGDDQWGHLQVDATSLFLLFLAQMTASGLRIIFTLDEVAFVQNLVFYIEAAYKVADYGMWERGDKTNQGIPELNASSVGMAKAALEAIDELDLFGAHGGRKSVIHVLPDDVEHCQSILFSMLPRASTSKEIDAGLLSIISFPAFAVEDMNLVNVTKNEIISKLQGRYGCCRFLRDGYKTPREDPNRLHYDPAELKLFENIECEWPVFWTYFIIDGVFNGDAVQVQEYREALEGILIRGKNGIHLVPELYAIPPNKVDEEYKNPHTVDRVPLGKLPHLWGQSLYILSSLLAEGFLATGEIDPLNRRFSTSVKPDVVVQVTVLAENNHIKDLLRKHGVNVQSIADIHPIRVQPGRILSHIYAKLGRNKNMKLSGRPYRHIGVLGTSKLYVIRNQIFTFTPQFTDQHHFYLALDNEMIVEMLRIELAYLCTCWRMTGRPTLTFPITHTMLTNDGSDIHSAVLSTIRKLEDGYFGGARVKLGSLSEFLTTSFYTYLTFLDPDCDEKLFNEDSEGSFSPDSDLGGYLEDTYNQVTESEDELDQYINHLLQSTSSKCYLPPLSKKTEDSHVFSAIHSTRDILSVMAKAKGLEIPFVPMTLPTKVLSTHRKSLNLVDSPQPLLNKAPEDDFQWPRDDHGDVDCDKLVEQLKDCSNLQDQADILYILYVIKGPSWDTNLSGQHGVTVHNLLSELYGKAGLNQEWGLIRYISGLLRKKVEVLAEACTDLLSHQKQLTVGLPPEPREKTISAPLPPEELTKLIYEASGQDISIAVLTQEIVVYLAMYVRAQPSLFVEMLRLRIGLIIQVMATELARSLNCSGEEASESLMNLSPFDMKNLLHHILSGKEFGVERSGFYGPSGFFACCSSDGHSLTHSLDACGARAVWQVLFQVLETEHWPGQTRLSSNGVLRPIHSSTSSPAISIHEVGHTGVTKTERSGINRLRSEMKQLFSVSQAVASSAHSSKSARSSTPSSPTGTSSSDSGGHHIGWGERQGQWLRRRRLDGAINRVPVGFYQRVWKILQKCHGLSIDGYVLPSSTTREMTPQEIKFAVHVESVLNRVPQPEYRQLLVEAIMVLTLLSDTEMNSIGGIIHVDQIVQMANQLFLQDQMSIGATDTLEKDQVTGICHFFYDSAPSGAYGTMTYLTKAVASHLQELLPNSGCQMQ; from the exons AACGTGGTGAAACTGATGCGGGGTCTTCTCCAGTGCATGATGAGACAG GTACATAAAGTGGAGAAGTTCAAGCACACTCAGAGTACCAAGGACAGCCTGCACGCCAAGTACAACACTGCCACCTGCAGCACCGTGGTGGGTGACGACCAGTGGGGCCACCTCCAGGTGGATgccacctccctcttcctcctgttctTGGCCCAGATGACGGCCTCCG GTTTACGTATTATTTTCACCCTTGACGAGGTGGCCTTCGTACAGAATCTTGTTTTTTACATAGAAGCTGCATATAAAGTCGCT GATTATGGAATGTGGGAGCGCGGAGATAAGACTAATCAGGGCATTCCGGAATTGAACGCAAGCTCTGTAGGAATGGCCAAG GCAGCCCTTGAGGCAATTGACGAACTGGACCTCTTTGGAGCCCATGGGGGACGCAAGTCAGTGATCCACGTGCTGCCTGATGATGTGGAACACTGCCAG TCTATTCTGTTCTCCATGCTGCCAAGAGCATCAACGTCTAAGGAGATTGACGCTGGACTTCTTTCCATTATCTCTTTCCCGGCCTTTGCAGTGGAAGATATGAACCTTGTGAATGTgaccaaaaatgaaattatttccaagCTCCAG ggGCGTTATGGATGCTGTCGCTTCCTTCGAGACGGTTATAAAACCCCAAGAGAG GACCCAAACCGATTGCATTATGACCCTGCTGAACTCAAGCTCTTTGAAAACATTGAATGTGAATGGCCTGTGTTCTGGACATATTTCATAATAGATGGGGTCTTCAACGGTGACGCCGTTCAG GTCCAAGAGTACCGAGAGGCCCTGGAGGGAATATTAATCAGAGGCAAGAACGGGATCCACCTGGTGCCAGAACTGTATGCCATCCCACCTAACAAG GTAGATGAAGAGTATAAGAACCCCCACACGGTGGACAGAGTTCCTCTGGGGAAGCTGCCCCATCTGTGGGGTCAGTCCTTGTACATCCTCAGCTCGCTGTTGGCAGAG GGATTCCTTGCCACTGGAGAAATTGATCCCTTAAATAGAAGATTTTCCACTTCCGTCAAACCTGATGTCGTAGTGCAAG TCACCGTTCTGGCAGAAAACAACCACATTAAGGACTTGTTGAGGAAACATGGGGTAAACGTCCAGAGTATTGCTGACATTCATCCAATCCGAGTCCAGCCAGGCCGGATTCTTAGTCACATATATGCCAAGCTTG gaCGGAATAAGAATATGAAATTGAGTGGGCGGCCATATCGGCACATTGGCGTCCTTGGAACATCTAAGCTATATGTGATTAGGAACCAGATCTTTACTTTTACACCCCAG TTTACCGACCAGCATCATTTCTACCTGGCCCTGGACAATGAGATGATTGTGGAGATGCTGAGGATCGAACTGGCCTACTTGTGCACCTGCTGGCGGATGACGGGCAGACCCACGCTCACCTTCCCCATCACCCACACCATGCTCA caAATGATGGTTCAGACATTCATTCTGCAGTTCTTTCTACAATTAGAAAACTAGAGGATGGATATTTTGGAGGAGCCAg AGTAAAATTAGGGAGCCTTTCGGAATTTCTTACCACGTCTTTCTACACATATCTGACCTTCCTGGATCCAGACTGTGATGAGAAGTTGTTTAATGAGGACAGCGAAGGGAGCTTCAGTCCTGATTCCGACTTGGGAGGATATTTGGAAGATACCTATAATCAAG TTACAGAAAGCGAGGATGAACTTGACCAGTATATCAACCACCTCCTCCAAAGCACCTCTTCCAAGTGCTATCTGCCCCCTCTTTCTAAGAAGACAGAAGACAGCCATGTTTTCAGTGCCATCCACTCCACTCGGGATATACTTTCCGTGATGGCAAAAGCAAAGGGTTTGGAAATTCCAT ttgttcCCATGACTTTGCCAACTAAAGTTCTAAGTACCCACCGTAAATCACTAAATCTTGTTGATTCTCCTCAGCCACTCCTAAACAAG GCCCCCGAAGACGACTTCCAGTGGCCCAGAGATGACCATGGTGATGTGGACTGTGACAAGCTGGTTGAGCAGCTGAAAGATTGTTCAAACCTACAGGACCAAGCAGACATTCTGTACATTCTGTATGTAATAAA GGGCCCTAGCTGGGACACAAATCTCTCCGGACAGCACGGGGTCACCGTTCACAACCTCCTCAGCGAGCTCTATGGGAAAGCTGGCTTGAACCAGGAGTGGGGTTTGATTCGCTACATCTCTGGCCTGCTCAGGAAGAAAGTGGAGGTCCTGGCAGAG GCCTGCACGGACCTGCTGTCGCACCAGAAGCAGCTCACAGTGGGCCTGCCACCAGAGCCCCGGGAGAAGACCATCTCTGC GCCCCTGCCCCCCGAGGAGCTCACAAAGCTCATCTATGAAGCCAGCGGGCAGGACATCAGCATCGCCGTCCTCACACAG GAGATTGTGGTTTACCTGGCCATGTACGTCAGGGCGCAGCCCAGCCTCTTCGTGGAGATGCTCAGACTGCGGATTGGACTGATCATTCAGGTGATGGCCACGGAGCTGGCACGGAGCCTGAACTGCTCAG GAGAAGAAGCTTCTGAAAGTTTGATGAACCTCAGCCCTTTTGACATGAAAAACCTTCTGCACCATATTCTGAGTGGAAAAGAATTTGGCGTTGAAAGAAGCG GGTTTTATGGCCCCTCTGGTTTTTTTGCGTGCTGCTCAAGCGATGGTCACTCTCTCACCCATTCGCTGGACGCCTGCGGAGCCCGCGCTGTGTGGCAGGTGCTGTTCCAAGTGCTAGAGACAGAGCACTGGCCAGGGCAGACGAGGCTCTCTTCTAATGGAGTTT TGCGACCCATCCATTCCTCCACATCCAGCCCTGCCATCTCCATCCATGAGGTGGGACACACGGGAGTCACCAAAACCGAGAGGAGTGGCATTAACAGGCTGAGGAGCGAGATGAAACAG CTCTTTTCTGTGAGCCAGGCCGTGGCCAGCAGTGCACATTCCTCCAAGTCTGCG AGATCCAGCACCCCATCCTCGCCCACTGGCACATCATCGTCAGACTCTGGCGGGCATCACATTGGCTGGGGGGAGCGGCAGGGCCAGTGGCTACGCAGGAGGAGGCTGGACGGAGCCATCAACAGGGTCCCCGTGGGATTCTACCAGAGGGTGTGGAAGATCCTTCAGAAG TGCCATGGTCTGTCCATCGACGGTTATGTGCTCCCGTCCTCAACGACAAGAGAG ATGACCCCACAGGAGATCAAGTTCGCCGTGCACGTTGAGTCGGTGCTGAACCGCGTGCCGCAGCCCGAGTACCGGCAGCTGCTGGTGGAGGCCATCATGGTGCTGACGCTGCTCTCAGACACGGAGATGAACAGCATCGGGGGCATCATCCACGTGGACCAGATCGTGCAGATGGCCAACCAGCTATTCCTACAGGACCAG ATGTCAATTGGAGCCACGGATACCCTGGAGAAAGACCAAGTCACGGGCATTTGCCACTTCTTTTACGACAGCGCCCCGAGTGGGGCTTATGGGACAATGACCTACCTGACAAAGGCAGTGGCTTCCCATTTGCAGGAACTGCTGCCCAATTCAGGCTGCCAGATGCAATAG